A region from the Takifugu rubripes chromosome 22, fTakRub1.2, whole genome shotgun sequence genome encodes:
- the depdc5 gene encoding GATOR complex protein DEPDC5 isoform X5 produces MNIALPHTPLIPSPLLLQVKNLKEDLQKETISVDQTVAQAFKLRAYQDVIVNVINPKDVTLDLVELTFKDQYIGRGDMWRLKKCLVSTCAYVTQKVEFAGIRAQASELWLKGEKVTCGYISEDTRVVFRSTSAMVYIFIQMSSEMWDFDIYGDLYFEKAVNGFLSDLFAKWKEKNCSHEVTVVLFSRTFYNAKTVDEFPEVLRGSIRQDQECRFFEDFYRVVAQNERRDEWMSLLVSIKKLFVKYPLLVRLEETDGGPVGYNSTAAQGNYLEAINLSFNVFDKHYINRNFDRTGQMSVVITPGVGVFEVDRQLMILTKQRMIDNGIGVDLVCMGEQPLHAVPLFKLHNRMMGVDSHVGDDYHLPHWINHSFYTSKSQTSCSSFTPRITVAGLKLTTEKSRFNKDHTLCSPKDTESSLPIQVDYDAHDIQVFRLPGPSRFKRTPNFRLGRDKEIGGRKSLGSLEVTACIGVSPPVRFEGPEEHKSVTSNDSLGSVSNVLLIPRLPSAQYEVSSSLGYTSTREMLEKMESQRDSSAPGRFTVGSAESPRHIRPGCYTPQRALINPFTPSRMPMKLTSNRRRWMHTFPIGPSGEAIQIHHQMRQNMADLQGQQTNPAHSSAELLELVCPEATGRKTLSGQVGETGLYVGGLMEELTANPESNGGLPTHCASLFDDCPLSSADPTLLLFAPLTVPSFCCTVGVDWKSLTTPACLPLTTDYFPDRQTLQNDYTEGCYDLLPHSDLDRREEEATVRTASEVFEEFICQRLMQGYQIIVQTHNRKPQPSVSTPLGSSPLYSRGLVSLRRAEEKENVYWLSMGRTFHKVCLKDKIISVTRYLPKYPCETAQIQYSYSLCPSHSEGQFVSCWVEFGHERLEEYKWNYLDQYICSAGSEDFSLIDSLKFWRTRFLLLPAGGARRMADGEGHWDIYGEAVGTAMGGSGDWVLLDNFIRFLEGLNRIRRRHRSDRIIRQKGTPMKGLQVAGTLPSYSSEHMAPPQGKKGTSALSVLLEMEQKTLDEQQGTKPSTAVADPSGIATNLMYLDSPRKDGGFILEFIRSPHSSNTYHSQLPVEASEAADRGLQPTVAPGAAVQPVGELASCSNTGDTSGNSAVQSLSLSSSPTLMEILEAIKHPMTGVQLLPEQRGLPLNCFFSAEVVHWLINNVEGVTTQGIAVDIMQKMLDEGLVAHASGDMMRTFIYGFYCYRIVGEKDGSNSQPPSTTAGGWPAAALEDFALFQGKWFEVAFVVEEQLHCDLPVFLLPWLPSRPSSYASRHSSFSRSFGGRSQAAALLAATVPEQKMVTLDVDVNNRSDRMEWCSCYYHGNFFLNTAFEIKLHWMAVTAAVLFEMVQGWHRKAASCGFLLIPALEFPFALTSSLYGDPLRAQHFISLNIHCLLKNGSDNLFEGFEPETYWDRMQFFQEAILYRFGFVHDKFSVSTFSFPSENKPQYIHITGTVFLQLPYFKRKHSSGQQRRRRNSTTSNNQGLFGGEECVGYYWAYNTMLTKSWRAGVLGDEKLADRLLRDFSDFCANKDNRLLNFWDSCQEKMNTSTP; encoded by the exons ATGAATATAG CTCTCCCCCACACTCCCCTGATTCCCAGCCCTCTCCTACTTCAAGTCAAAAACCTTAAAGAAGACCTTCAGAAAG AGACAATCAGTGTTGACCAGACTGTAGCACAAGCCTTCAAACTACGGGCTTACCAGGATGTCATTGTCAACGTTATCAATCCAAAG GATGTAACACTAGACCTGGTGGAACTGACGTTCAAAGATCAATACATTGGCAGAGGAGACATGTGGAGATTAAAAAAGTGTTTG GTAAGCACCTGTGCTTATGTGACACAGAAGGTGGAATTTGCAGGAATCAG AGCCCAGGCCAGTGAACTGTGGTTAAAGGGTGAAAAAGTGACCTGTGGGTACATCAGTGAGGACACCCGG GTGGTGTTTCGCTCCACATCTGCCATGGTTTACATCTTTATCCAGATGAGTAGTGAGATGTGGGACTTTGATATTTATG GTGATCTCTACTTTGAGAAAGCTGTGAATGGATTCCTCTCTGATCTTTTTGCCAAATGGAAG GAAAAGAATTGCAGCCATGAGGTGACAGTTGTTCTTTTCTCACGTACATTCTACAATGCCAAAACAGTTG ATGAATTTCCTGAAGTTCTCAGAGGGTCAATTAGGCAGGACCAGGAATGCCGTTTTTTTGAAGACTTTTACAG GGTTGTTGCTCAGAATGAGAGGCGTGATGAGTGGATGTCATTGCTGGTCTCTATAAAGAAGCTTTTTGTTAAGTATCCATTGCTGGTGCGGCTTGAAGAAACAG ATGGTGGCCCGGTTGGTTATAACTCTACTGCAGCTCAAGGAAACTATCTGGAAGCCATTAATCTTTCCTTCAATG TGTTTGACAAGCATTACATCAACCGTAACTTTGACCGCACTGGCCAGATGTCGGTGGTCATCACACCTGGGGTTGGAGTGTTTGAAGTTGACCGCCAGCTCATGATTCTTACCAAACAGCGTATGATTGATAATG GTATCGGGGTGGACTTGGTGTGTATGGGGGAACAGCCTCTACATGCAGTACCATTATTCAAG CTGCACAACAGGATGATGGGTGTGGACTCTCATGTAGGAGATGATTATCACCTTCCTCACTGGATCAACCACAG CTTCTATACCTCCAAAAGTCAAACCTCTTGTAGCTCCTTCACCCCTCGAATCACAGTGGCTGGACTCAAG CTCACTACAGAGAAGTCCAGATTCAACAAGGACCACA CTCTCTGTTCTCCAAAGGACACTGAAAGCAGTCTGCCTATACAGGTGGACTACGATGCCCATGATATCCAGGTGTTCAGATTACCTGGTCCATCACGATTTAAGAGGACTCCTAATTTTAG GTTAGGGCGAGACAAAGAGATAGGTGGAAGAAAAAGTTTGGGCTCCCTGGAAGTGACTGCATGCATAGGGGTATCCCCCCCTGTTCGGTTTGAAGGTCCTGAAGAGCATAAAAGTGTAACATCAAATGATAGTTTAGGCTCCGTGTCCAATGTGCTGCTCATTCCCCGTCTACCTTCAGCCCAGTATGAAGTTAGCAGTTCCTTGGGATACACGAGCACCAGAG AAATGTTAGAGAAGATGGAGTCACAGAGGGACTCCAGTGCACCAGGAAGATTTACAGTGGGGAGTGCTGAGTCCCCAAGGCACATCCGTCCTGGATGCTACACCCCCCAAAGAGCACTCATCAATCCTTTCACCCCATCAAGGATGCCTATGAAGCTAACCTCCAACCGCCGGCGTTGGATGCACACCTTCCCCATAG GTCCCTCTGGAGAGGCAATTCAAATCCATCATCAGATGAGACAGAACATGGCTGACCTGCAAGGCCAACAGACAAATCCTGCACATAGCTCAGCTGAGCTGTTGGAACTCGTCTGTCCTGAGGCCACTGGAAG AAAAACACTCTCAGGACAAGTGGGAGAAACTGGCCTTTATGTTGGGGGATTGATGGAAGAATTGACTGCAAATCCAGAGAGTAATGGTG GACTTCCAACCCACTGTGCCTCCTTATTTGATGACTGTCCCCTCAGCAGTGCTGACCCAA CCCTCCTGCTGTTTGCACCCTTGACAGTGCCCAGCTTTTGTTGTACAGTGGGGGTGGATTGGAAGTCTTTGACGACACCAGCTTGTCTGCCCCTCACCACGGACTATTTTCCAGATCGCCAAACCCTTCAGAATGATTATACTGAAGGCTGCTATGACCTGCTACCACACAGTGACCTGGACAG gCGGGAAGAAGAAGCAACTGTAAGAACAGCTTCCGAAGTGTTTGAGGAGTTTATCTGTCAGAGACTGATGCAGGGGTATCAAATCATTGTTCAGACTCATAACAGGAAGCCTCAGCCATCTGTGTCCACACCTCTTGGCAGCAGCCCTCTTTACTCCAGAG GCTTGGTTTCCCTGCGTCgagcagaagagaaggagaatgTTTATTGGCTCAGCATGGGCCGTACCTTCCATAAAGTTTGCCTCAAAGACAAAATAATCAGTGTAACTCGCTATTTGCCAAA GTACCCGTGTGAGACTGCTCAGATCCAGTACAGTTACAGCCTTTGTCCATCACACTCAGAGGGTCAATTTGTGTCCTGTTGGGTGGAGTTTGGTCACGAACGGCTGGAAGAATACAAGTGGAACTATCTGGACCAGTACATCTGCTCTGCTGGGTCTGAGGACTTTAG TTTGATAGACTCTCTAAAGTTTTGGAGGACTCGGTTCTTGCTTCTGCCTGCTGGGGGAGCAAGGCGAATGGCAGATGGTGAAGGGCACTGGGATATTTATGGAGAGGCAGTGGGTACTGCAATGGGCGGATCTGGGGACTGGGTCTTGCTGGACAACTTCATCCGCTTCCTGGAGGGCCTGAACCGCATTCGTCGCCGACATCGCTCGGACAGGATCATTAGA CAAAAGGGGACACCAATGAAAGGCCTGCAGGTTGCTGGTACTCTCCCTTCTTATTCTTCTGAACACATGGCTCCTCCTCAAGGCAAAAAGGGCACATCTGCATTATCAGTCTTACTGGAGATGGAGCAGAA GACACTGGATGAACAGCAGGGAACAAAGCCCTCAACAGCTGTTGCTGACCCCTCTGGTATTGCAACAAATCTCATGTATCTGGACAGTCCTCGCAAG GATGGTGGCTTCATTTTGGAATTTATTCGTAGCCCTCATTCTTCCAACACCTATCACTCTCAG TTGCCTGTTGAAGCCAGTGAAGCGGCGGACAGAGGACTCCAGCCAACAGTTGCACCTGGAGCAGCAGTCCAGCCTGTAGGAGAGCTTGCATCTTGTAGCAACACAGGAGACACCAG TGGAAATTCTGCAGTGCAGTCGCTTTCTTTGTCATCATCCCCAACACTCATGGAGATCCTGGAGGCTATAAAACATCCAAT GACAGGTGTACAACTCCTTCCAGAGCAAAGAGGCCTGCCTCTCAATTGCTTTTTTAGTGCGGAGGTGGTTCACTGGCTGATTAACAACGTGGAAGGGGTAACGACACAAGGCATAGCTGTAGATATCATGCAG AAAATGTTGGATGAAGGTTTGGTGGCCCATGCTTCTGGAGACATGATGCGTACCTTCATTTATGGATTCTACTGCTACAGGATTGTTGGAGAGAAGGATG gttcAAATTCCCAGCCTCCTTCCACAACAGCAGGGGGCtggcctgcagcagctctggaggactTTGCCCTGTTCCAGGGAAAGTGGTTTGAGGTGGCCTTTGTGGTGGAAGAGCAGCTCCATTGCGATCTCCCAGTTTTTCTCCTGCCCTGGCTCCCCAGCAGGCCGTCCTCCTATGCAAGTAGGCATAGCTCATTCAGCCGCAGTTTTGGAGGACGCAGTCAGGCCGCTGCATTGCTAG CTGCCACTGTTCCAGAGCAGAAAATGGTCACTCTGGATGTGGATGTGAACAATCGCAGTGACCGGATGGAGTGGTGCAGCTGTTATTACCATGGCAACTTCTTCCTCAACACTGCCTTTGAGATCAAGCTTCACTGGATGGCTGTCACTGCTGCAGTACTCTTTGAGATG GTTCAGGGCTGGCACAGGAAAGCAGCATCATGTGGCTTCCTCTTGATCCCTGCACTGGAGTTTCCTTTTGCACTAACCTCCTCCCTGTATGGAGATCCCCTCAGAGCCCAGCACTTCATTTCTCTGAACATCCACTGCCTTCTAAAGAATGGCAGTGACAATCTGTTTGAAG GCTTTGAACCAGAGACCTACTGGGATAGGATGCAGTTCTTTCAGGAGGCCATACTTTACAG GTTTGGATTTGTGCATGACAAATTTTCAGTTTCAACCTTTAGTTTCCCTTCGGAGAATAAGCCCCAGTACATCCACATAACAG GTACCGTCTTCTTGCAGCTGCCATACTTCAAGAGGAAGCATTCAAGTGGGCAGCAACGTCGACGCCGGAACTCTACCACTTCGAACAACCAGGGGCTGTTTGGTGGGGAGGAGTGTGTTGGCTACTATTGGGCCTACAACACTATGCTGACCAAGTCCTGGAGGGCAGGCGTGCTTGGGGATGAGAAGCTCGCCGACCGCCTCCTCAGAGACTTCAGCGACTTCTGTGCCAACAAAGACAACAGACTGTTAAACTTCTGGGACAGCTGTCAGGAGAAAATGAACACCAGCACTCCCTGA
- the depdc5 gene encoding GATOR complex protein DEPDC5 isoform X6, with product MNIETISVDQTVAQAFKLRAYQDVIVNVINPKDVTLDLVELTFKDQYIGRGDMWRLKKCLVSTCAYVTQKVEFAGIRAQASELWLKGEKVTCGYISEDTRVVFRSTSAMVYIFIQMSSEMWDFDIYGDLYFEKAVNGFLSDLFAKWKEKNCSHEVTVVLFSRTFYNAKTVDEFPEVLRGSIRQDQECRFFEDFYRVVAQNERRDEWMSLLVSIKKLFVKYPLLVRLEETDGGPVGYNSTAAQGNYLEAINLSFNVFDKHYINRNFDRTGQMSVVITPGVGVFEVDRQLMILTKQRMIDNGIGVDLVCMGEQPLHAVPLFKLHNRMMGVDSHVGDDYHLPHWINHSFYTSKSQTSCSSFTPRITVAGLKLTTEKSRFNKDHTLCSPKDTESSLPIQVDYDAHDIQVFRLPGPSRFKRTPNFRLGRDKEIGGRKSLGSLEVTACIGVSPPVRFEGPEEHKSVTSNDSLGSVSNVLLIPRLPSAQYEVSSSLGYTSTREMLEKMESQRDSSAPGRFTVGSAESPRHIRPGCYTPQRALINPFTPSRMPMKLTSNRRRWMHTFPIGPSGEAIQIHHQMRQNMADLQGQQTNPAHSSAELLELVCPEATGRKTLSGQVGETGLYVGGLMEELTANPESNGGLPTHCASLFDDCPLSSADPTLLLFAPLTVPSFCCTVGVDWKSLTTPACLPLTTDYFPDRQTLQNDYTEGCYDLLPHSDLDRREEEATVRTASEVFEEFICQRLMQGYQIIVQTHNRKPQPSVSTPLGSSPLYSRGLVSLRRAEEKENVYWLSMGRTFHKVCLKDKIISVTRYLPKYPCETAQIQYSYSLCPSHSEGQFVSCWVEFGHERLEEYKWNYLDQYICSAGSEDFSLIDSLKFWRTRFLLLPAGGARRMADGEGHWDIYGEAVGTAMGGSGDWVLLDNFIRFLEGLNRIRRRHRSDRIIRQKGTPMKGLQVAGTLPSYSSEHMAPPQGKKGTSALSVLLEMEQKTLDEQQGTKPSTAVADPSGIATNLMYLDSPRKDGGFILEFIRSPHSSNTYHSQLPVEASEAADRGLQPTVAPGAAVQPVGELASCSNTGDTSGNSAVQSLSLSSSPTLMEILEAIKHPMTGVQLLPEQRGLPLNCFFSAEVVHWLINNVEGVTTQGIAVDIMQKMLDEGLVAHASGDMMRTFIYGFYCYRIVGEKDGSNSQPPSTTAGGWPAAALEDFALFQGKWFEVAFVVEEQLHCDLPVFLLPWLPSRPSSYASRHSSFSRSFGGRSQAAALLAATVPEQKMVTLDVDVNNRSDRMEWCSCYYHGNFFLNTAFEIKLHWMAVTAAVLFEMVQGWHRKAASCGFLLIPALEFPFALTSSLYGDPLRAQHFISLNIHCLLKNGSDNLFEGFEPETYWDRMQFFQEAILYRFGFVHDKFSVSTFSFPSENKPQYIHITGTVFLQLPYFKRKHSSGQQRRRRNSTTSNNQGLFGGEECVGYYWAYNTMLTKSWRAGVLGDEKLADRLLRDFSDFCANKDNRLLNFWDSCQEKMNTSTP from the exons ATGAATATAG AGACAATCAGTGTTGACCAGACTGTAGCACAAGCCTTCAAACTACGGGCTTACCAGGATGTCATTGTCAACGTTATCAATCCAAAG GATGTAACACTAGACCTGGTGGAACTGACGTTCAAAGATCAATACATTGGCAGAGGAGACATGTGGAGATTAAAAAAGTGTTTG GTAAGCACCTGTGCTTATGTGACACAGAAGGTGGAATTTGCAGGAATCAG AGCCCAGGCCAGTGAACTGTGGTTAAAGGGTGAAAAAGTGACCTGTGGGTACATCAGTGAGGACACCCGG GTGGTGTTTCGCTCCACATCTGCCATGGTTTACATCTTTATCCAGATGAGTAGTGAGATGTGGGACTTTGATATTTATG GTGATCTCTACTTTGAGAAAGCTGTGAATGGATTCCTCTCTGATCTTTTTGCCAAATGGAAG GAAAAGAATTGCAGCCATGAGGTGACAGTTGTTCTTTTCTCACGTACATTCTACAATGCCAAAACAGTTG ATGAATTTCCTGAAGTTCTCAGAGGGTCAATTAGGCAGGACCAGGAATGCCGTTTTTTTGAAGACTTTTACAG GGTTGTTGCTCAGAATGAGAGGCGTGATGAGTGGATGTCATTGCTGGTCTCTATAAAGAAGCTTTTTGTTAAGTATCCATTGCTGGTGCGGCTTGAAGAAACAG ATGGTGGCCCGGTTGGTTATAACTCTACTGCAGCTCAAGGAAACTATCTGGAAGCCATTAATCTTTCCTTCAATG TGTTTGACAAGCATTACATCAACCGTAACTTTGACCGCACTGGCCAGATGTCGGTGGTCATCACACCTGGGGTTGGAGTGTTTGAAGTTGACCGCCAGCTCATGATTCTTACCAAACAGCGTATGATTGATAATG GTATCGGGGTGGACTTGGTGTGTATGGGGGAACAGCCTCTACATGCAGTACCATTATTCAAG CTGCACAACAGGATGATGGGTGTGGACTCTCATGTAGGAGATGATTATCACCTTCCTCACTGGATCAACCACAG CTTCTATACCTCCAAAAGTCAAACCTCTTGTAGCTCCTTCACCCCTCGAATCACAGTGGCTGGACTCAAG CTCACTACAGAGAAGTCCAGATTCAACAAGGACCACA CTCTCTGTTCTCCAAAGGACACTGAAAGCAGTCTGCCTATACAGGTGGACTACGATGCCCATGATATCCAGGTGTTCAGATTACCTGGTCCATCACGATTTAAGAGGACTCCTAATTTTAG GTTAGGGCGAGACAAAGAGATAGGTGGAAGAAAAAGTTTGGGCTCCCTGGAAGTGACTGCATGCATAGGGGTATCCCCCCCTGTTCGGTTTGAAGGTCCTGAAGAGCATAAAAGTGTAACATCAAATGATAGTTTAGGCTCCGTGTCCAATGTGCTGCTCATTCCCCGTCTACCTTCAGCCCAGTATGAAGTTAGCAGTTCCTTGGGATACACGAGCACCAGAG AAATGTTAGAGAAGATGGAGTCACAGAGGGACTCCAGTGCACCAGGAAGATTTACAGTGGGGAGTGCTGAGTCCCCAAGGCACATCCGTCCTGGATGCTACACCCCCCAAAGAGCACTCATCAATCCTTTCACCCCATCAAGGATGCCTATGAAGCTAACCTCCAACCGCCGGCGTTGGATGCACACCTTCCCCATAG GTCCCTCTGGAGAGGCAATTCAAATCCATCATCAGATGAGACAGAACATGGCTGACCTGCAAGGCCAACAGACAAATCCTGCACATAGCTCAGCTGAGCTGTTGGAACTCGTCTGTCCTGAGGCCACTGGAAG AAAAACACTCTCAGGACAAGTGGGAGAAACTGGCCTTTATGTTGGGGGATTGATGGAAGAATTGACTGCAAATCCAGAGAGTAATGGTG GACTTCCAACCCACTGTGCCTCCTTATTTGATGACTGTCCCCTCAGCAGTGCTGACCCAA CCCTCCTGCTGTTTGCACCCTTGACAGTGCCCAGCTTTTGTTGTACAGTGGGGGTGGATTGGAAGTCTTTGACGACACCAGCTTGTCTGCCCCTCACCACGGACTATTTTCCAGATCGCCAAACCCTTCAGAATGATTATACTGAAGGCTGCTATGACCTGCTACCACACAGTGACCTGGACAG gCGGGAAGAAGAAGCAACTGTAAGAACAGCTTCCGAAGTGTTTGAGGAGTTTATCTGTCAGAGACTGATGCAGGGGTATCAAATCATTGTTCAGACTCATAACAGGAAGCCTCAGCCATCTGTGTCCACACCTCTTGGCAGCAGCCCTCTTTACTCCAGAG GCTTGGTTTCCCTGCGTCgagcagaagagaaggagaatgTTTATTGGCTCAGCATGGGCCGTACCTTCCATAAAGTTTGCCTCAAAGACAAAATAATCAGTGTAACTCGCTATTTGCCAAA GTACCCGTGTGAGACTGCTCAGATCCAGTACAGTTACAGCCTTTGTCCATCACACTCAGAGGGTCAATTTGTGTCCTGTTGGGTGGAGTTTGGTCACGAACGGCTGGAAGAATACAAGTGGAACTATCTGGACCAGTACATCTGCTCTGCTGGGTCTGAGGACTTTAG TTTGATAGACTCTCTAAAGTTTTGGAGGACTCGGTTCTTGCTTCTGCCTGCTGGGGGAGCAAGGCGAATGGCAGATGGTGAAGGGCACTGGGATATTTATGGAGAGGCAGTGGGTACTGCAATGGGCGGATCTGGGGACTGGGTCTTGCTGGACAACTTCATCCGCTTCCTGGAGGGCCTGAACCGCATTCGTCGCCGACATCGCTCGGACAGGATCATTAGA CAAAAGGGGACACCAATGAAAGGCCTGCAGGTTGCTGGTACTCTCCCTTCTTATTCTTCTGAACACATGGCTCCTCCTCAAGGCAAAAAGGGCACATCTGCATTATCAGTCTTACTGGAGATGGAGCAGAA GACACTGGATGAACAGCAGGGAACAAAGCCCTCAACAGCTGTTGCTGACCCCTCTGGTATTGCAACAAATCTCATGTATCTGGACAGTCCTCGCAAG GATGGTGGCTTCATTTTGGAATTTATTCGTAGCCCTCATTCTTCCAACACCTATCACTCTCAG TTGCCTGTTGAAGCCAGTGAAGCGGCGGACAGAGGACTCCAGCCAACAGTTGCACCTGGAGCAGCAGTCCAGCCTGTAGGAGAGCTTGCATCTTGTAGCAACACAGGAGACACCAG TGGAAATTCTGCAGTGCAGTCGCTTTCTTTGTCATCATCCCCAACACTCATGGAGATCCTGGAGGCTATAAAACATCCAAT GACAGGTGTACAACTCCTTCCAGAGCAAAGAGGCCTGCCTCTCAATTGCTTTTTTAGTGCGGAGGTGGTTCACTGGCTGATTAACAACGTGGAAGGGGTAACGACACAAGGCATAGCTGTAGATATCATGCAG AAAATGTTGGATGAAGGTTTGGTGGCCCATGCTTCTGGAGACATGATGCGTACCTTCATTTATGGATTCTACTGCTACAGGATTGTTGGAGAGAAGGATG gttcAAATTCCCAGCCTCCTTCCACAACAGCAGGGGGCtggcctgcagcagctctggaggactTTGCCCTGTTCCAGGGAAAGTGGTTTGAGGTGGCCTTTGTGGTGGAAGAGCAGCTCCATTGCGATCTCCCAGTTTTTCTCCTGCCCTGGCTCCCCAGCAGGCCGTCCTCCTATGCAAGTAGGCATAGCTCATTCAGCCGCAGTTTTGGAGGACGCAGTCAGGCCGCTGCATTGCTAG CTGCCACTGTTCCAGAGCAGAAAATGGTCACTCTGGATGTGGATGTGAACAATCGCAGTGACCGGATGGAGTGGTGCAGCTGTTATTACCATGGCAACTTCTTCCTCAACACTGCCTTTGAGATCAAGCTTCACTGGATGGCTGTCACTGCTGCAGTACTCTTTGAGATG GTTCAGGGCTGGCACAGGAAAGCAGCATCATGTGGCTTCCTCTTGATCCCTGCACTGGAGTTTCCTTTTGCACTAACCTCCTCCCTGTATGGAGATCCCCTCAGAGCCCAGCACTTCATTTCTCTGAACATCCACTGCCTTCTAAAGAATGGCAGTGACAATCTGTTTGAAG GCTTTGAACCAGAGACCTACTGGGATAGGATGCAGTTCTTTCAGGAGGCCATACTTTACAG GTTTGGATTTGTGCATGACAAATTTTCAGTTTCAACCTTTAGTTTCCCTTCGGAGAATAAGCCCCAGTACATCCACATAACAG GTACCGTCTTCTTGCAGCTGCCATACTTCAAGAGGAAGCATTCAAGTGGGCAGCAACGTCGACGCCGGAACTCTACCACTTCGAACAACCAGGGGCTGTTTGGTGGGGAGGAGTGTGTTGGCTACTATTGGGCCTACAACACTATGCTGACCAAGTCCTGGAGGGCAGGCGTGCTTGGGGATGAGAAGCTCGCCGACCGCCTCCTCAGAGACTTCAGCGACTTCTGTGCCAACAAAGACAACAGACTGTTAAACTTCTGGGACAGCTGTCAGGAGAAAATGAACACCAGCACTCCCTGA